The following are encoded in a window of Eleutherodactylus coqui strain aEleCoq1 chromosome 12, aEleCoq1.hap1, whole genome shotgun sequence genomic DNA:
- the EOMES gene encoding eomesodermin homolog isoform X2, which produces MQLGEQILTSSAPNLPHTFYPLPGDPSGATQSPGLDFSVGQHKSQQQQKKFSRGIHLDSPRDPGSSTNSGSTMLSEATEGFQATKTLQDTGRKGSPVGEEDLSSAPPTSAPRYLDNSLQSASERYYLPPQGQQPQQTGAELGSPCSIFPYAPPQHTAVYPAGGTTRYPPYSSMLPPTGFSPPVCPSRPQYSTGYQYSQAPGSMYSPYPAAGSGSGLSALGLPGSGTGVRAQIYLCNRPLWLKFHRHQTEMIITKQGRRMFPFLSFNITGLNPTSHYNVFVEVVLADPNHWRFQGGKWVTCGKADNNMQGNKVYVHPESPNTGAHWMRQEISFGKLKLTNNKGANNNNTQMIVLQSLHKYQPRLHIVEVSEDGVEDLNDSAKTQTFTFPETQFIAVTAYQNTDITQLKIDHNPFAKGFRDNYDSSHQIVPGARYSVQPFFQEQFVNNLPPTRYYSGERTVPQTNGLLSPQGNEEVTTVPPQRWFVTPVQQAAANKLDMGPYDTDYSSSSLLTYGIKSLPIQTSHPMAYYPDAAFASMTSWGSRSSPYQRKMSTGLPWSSRSSPSGFSEDLLTKDKVKEEMSSSWVETPPSIKSLDSNDSGVYTEACKRRRLSPSTSSNENSPPIKCEDIASEDYKDASKGIGYYSFYSSS; this is translated from the exons ATGCAGCTAGGAGAGCAGATCCTGACCAGCTCTGCTCCTAACCTGCCTCACACTTTCTACCCTCTGCCAGGGGACCCTAGTGGCGCTACGCAGAGCCCAGGCTTGGACTTTAGTGTTGGACAGCATAAAAGCCAACAGCAGCAGAAGAAGTTCTCCAGAGGAATCCACCTAGACAGCCCCAGAGATCCAGGCAGCTCCACCAACTCTGGTAGCACAATGCTCAGTGAGGCCACTGAGGGCTTTCAAGCTACGAAGACCTTACAAGACACTGGAAGAAAGGGCTCCCCAGTTGGAGAAGAGGACCTGAGCTCTGCACCACCAACCTCAGCTCCACGCTACCTGGACAACTCTCTACAGTCAGCTTCTGAGCGCTACTACCTGCCACCCCAGGGGCAGCAGCCCCAGCAAACAGGGGCAGAGCTGGGATCCCCCTGCTCCATCTTCCCCTATGCTCCCCCACAACACACCGCAGTGTACCCAGCTGGAGGGACCACAAGGTACCCCCCATACAGCAGTATGCTGCCCCCCACAGGTTTTTCCCCTCCAGTATGCCCTTCTCGTCCTCAGTACTCCACCGGTTATCAGTACAGCCAGGCACCTGGCAGCATGTACAGTCCATACCCAGCTGCTGGCTCAGGCAGTGGGCTTAGTGCACTAGGGCTGCCAGGCAGTGGGACTGGTGTGCGAGCACAGATCTACCTCTGTAATCGTCCCCTGTGGCTCAAGTTTCATAGGCACCAGACCGAGATGATCATCACCAAGCAGGGCAG GAGAATGTTTCCTTTCCTGAGCTTCAACATTACCGGGTTAAACCCCACATCCCATTATAATGTATTTGTAGAAGTGGTGCTGGCAGATCCAAATCACTGGCGATTTCAAGGGGGTAAATGGGTGACGTGTGGAAAAGCAGACAACAATATGCAGG GTAACAAAGTGTATGTACACCCTGAGTCTCCCAACACTGGGGCGCACTGGATGAGACAGGAAATCTCCTTCGGCAAATTGAAACTCACTAACAATAAAGGAGCCAATAATAACAACACTCAG ATGATCGTGCTGCAGTCTCTACACAAGTATCAGCCCCGTCTCCATATAGTAGAAGTGAGCGAAGATGGAGTAGAAGATCTAAATGACTCTGCCAAGACCCAGACATTCACATTCCCAGAAACCCAGTTCATTGCTGTCACAGCCTACCAGAATACAGAT ATTACACAATTGAAGATTGATCATAACCCCTTTGCAAAAGGCTTCAGAGACAACTATGACTC ATCCCACCAGATAGTGCCCGGGGCCCGCTACAGCGTccagcctttcttccaggaacaaTTTGTCAACAACCTGCCCCCCACCAGGTACTACAGCGGAGAAAGGACTGTACCTCAAACCAATGGTCTCCTTTCACCACAGGGCAATGAAGAAGTGACCACCGTGCCCCCACAACGGTGGTTTGTAACCCCAGTTCAACAAGCTGCGGCTAACAAATTGGACATGGGTCCTTATGACACAGACTATTCTTCTAGCTCACTTCTTACTTATGGCATAAAGTCACTACCTATCCAAACCTCACATCCCATGGCATATTATCCAGACGCTGCCTTTGCTTCTATGACAAGTTGGGGGAGCAGAAGTTCTCCATATCAGAGGAAAATGAGCACAGGTCTACCATGGTCCTCAAGGTCAAGTCCATCAGGGTTCTCAGAAGATCTTCTAACTAAAGACAAAGTCAAGGAAGAAATGAGCTCATCTTGGGTTGAAACACCTCCTTCAATAAAGTCTCTGGACTCAAACGACTCTGGTGTTTACACAGAAGCATGCAAGAGAAGAAGACTATCTCCTAGCACTTCAAGCAATGAAAACTCTCCCCCTATAAAGTGTGAGGATATTGCCAGCGAAGACTATAAAGATGCCTCCAAAGGCATAGGCTACTATTCCTTCTACTCTAGTTCCTAA
- the EOMES gene encoding eomesodermin homolog isoform X1: MQLGEQILTSSAPNLPHTFYPLPGDPSGATQSPGLDFSVGQHKSQQQQKKFSRGIHLDSPRDPGSSTNSGSTMLSEATEGFQATKTLQDTGRKGSPVGEEDLSSAPPTSAPRYLDNSLQSASERYYLPPQGQQPQQTGAELGSPCSIFPYAPPQHTAVYPAGGTTRYPPYSSMLPPTGFSPPVCPSRPQYSTGYQYSQAPGSMYSPYPAAGSGSGLSALGLPGSGTGVRAQIYLCNRPLWLKFHRHQTEMIITKQGRRMFPFLSFNITGLNPTSHYNVFVEVVLADPNHWRFQGGKWVTCGKADNNMQGNKVYVHPESPNTGAHWMRQEISFGKLKLTNNKGANNNNTQMIVLQSLHKYQPRLHIVEVSEDGVEDLNDSAKTQTFTFPETQFIAVTAYQNTDITQLKIDHNPFAKGFRDNYDSMYTASENDRLTPSPADSPRSHQIVPGARYSVQPFFQEQFVNNLPPTRYYSGERTVPQTNGLLSPQGNEEVTTVPPQRWFVTPVQQAAANKLDMGPYDTDYSSSSLLTYGIKSLPIQTSHPMAYYPDAAFASMTSWGSRSSPYQRKMSTGLPWSSRSSPSGFSEDLLTKDKVKEEMSSSWVETPPSIKSLDSNDSGVYTEACKRRRLSPSTSSNENSPPIKCEDIASEDYKDASKGIGYYSFYSSS, translated from the exons ATGCAGCTAGGAGAGCAGATCCTGACCAGCTCTGCTCCTAACCTGCCTCACACTTTCTACCCTCTGCCAGGGGACCCTAGTGGCGCTACGCAGAGCCCAGGCTTGGACTTTAGTGTTGGACAGCATAAAAGCCAACAGCAGCAGAAGAAGTTCTCCAGAGGAATCCACCTAGACAGCCCCAGAGATCCAGGCAGCTCCACCAACTCTGGTAGCACAATGCTCAGTGAGGCCACTGAGGGCTTTCAAGCTACGAAGACCTTACAAGACACTGGAAGAAAGGGCTCCCCAGTTGGAGAAGAGGACCTGAGCTCTGCACCACCAACCTCAGCTCCACGCTACCTGGACAACTCTCTACAGTCAGCTTCTGAGCGCTACTACCTGCCACCCCAGGGGCAGCAGCCCCAGCAAACAGGGGCAGAGCTGGGATCCCCCTGCTCCATCTTCCCCTATGCTCCCCCACAACACACCGCAGTGTACCCAGCTGGAGGGACCACAAGGTACCCCCCATACAGCAGTATGCTGCCCCCCACAGGTTTTTCCCCTCCAGTATGCCCTTCTCGTCCTCAGTACTCCACCGGTTATCAGTACAGCCAGGCACCTGGCAGCATGTACAGTCCATACCCAGCTGCTGGCTCAGGCAGTGGGCTTAGTGCACTAGGGCTGCCAGGCAGTGGGACTGGTGTGCGAGCACAGATCTACCTCTGTAATCGTCCCCTGTGGCTCAAGTTTCATAGGCACCAGACCGAGATGATCATCACCAAGCAGGGCAG GAGAATGTTTCCTTTCCTGAGCTTCAACATTACCGGGTTAAACCCCACATCCCATTATAATGTATTTGTAGAAGTGGTGCTGGCAGATCCAAATCACTGGCGATTTCAAGGGGGTAAATGGGTGACGTGTGGAAAAGCAGACAACAATATGCAGG GTAACAAAGTGTATGTACACCCTGAGTCTCCCAACACTGGGGCGCACTGGATGAGACAGGAAATCTCCTTCGGCAAATTGAAACTCACTAACAATAAAGGAGCCAATAATAACAACACTCAG ATGATCGTGCTGCAGTCTCTACACAAGTATCAGCCCCGTCTCCATATAGTAGAAGTGAGCGAAGATGGAGTAGAAGATCTAAATGACTCTGCCAAGACCCAGACATTCACATTCCCAGAAACCCAGTTCATTGCTGTCACAGCCTACCAGAATACAGAT ATTACACAATTGAAGATTGATCATAACCCCTTTGCAAAAGGCTTCAGAGACAACTATGACTC CATGTACACCGCTTCAGAAAATGACCGATTAACTCCATCTCCTGCGGATTCTCCTAGATCCCACCAGATAGTGCCCGGGGCCCGCTACAGCGTccagcctttcttccaggaacaaTTTGTCAACAACCTGCCCCCCACCAGGTACTACAGCGGAGAAAGGACTGTACCTCAAACCAATGGTCTCCTTTCACCACAGGGCAATGAAGAAGTGACCACCGTGCCCCCACAACGGTGGTTTGTAACCCCAGTTCAACAAGCTGCGGCTAACAAATTGGACATGGGTCCTTATGACACAGACTATTCTTCTAGCTCACTTCTTACTTATGGCATAAAGTCACTACCTATCCAAACCTCACATCCCATGGCATATTATCCAGACGCTGCCTTTGCTTCTATGACAAGTTGGGGGAGCAGAAGTTCTCCATATCAGAGGAAAATGAGCACAGGTCTACCATGGTCCTCAAGGTCAAGTCCATCAGGGTTCTCAGAAGATCTTCTAACTAAAGACAAAGTCAAGGAAGAAATGAGCTCATCTTGGGTTGAAACACCTCCTTCAATAAAGTCTCTGGACTCAAACGACTCTGGTGTTTACACAGAAGCATGCAAGAGAAGAAGACTATCTCCTAGCACTTCAAGCAATGAAAACTCTCCCCCTATAAAGTGTGAGGATATTGCCAGCGAAGACTATAAAGATGCCTCCAAAGGCATAGGCTACTATTCCTTCTACTCTAGTTCCTAA